The genomic interval CAGTGGAACATTAAGCGTATTGAATATCTATAATGAGGCAGAGAACATCGATTCCACGAAAGGACACATCAGAAATAAGAGGGCCTTGGTACGTGAACTTCGAGCTATTGCGAGAAACGTAAGACAAATTTGTGTTGGGTTAGACTCTTGTACAAACTAAAGGTCGTGGTCTTTATATACTGAACATTCGCCAGGTTTATACACCTTATCTTTAAATACAGGATTGGCAGAGAAGGGATGGGCTACTAAAAGGTGTGTgtttgtgggggaggggtgggggtgagggttaACCCATCATGAATTGCCCTCATAGGACGTTTGGTGAAATATTTTGATCGTATCTTATGATAATAAtagttttgatttctttttgcgcaataTTATTATCCAATAAAATCATTTCTGGACAATCGCACAAGCTTTCAATGGACTTGTTTCCATTGACTTATCTGCATCATTCAAAATAGATACCGTTTCTGtataaaacatagaaatattatcaaaaagCAAAACTAATTGAAATTAAGAAGAAAGATATAGCTCAGTCACTCCCTATTCCCCTtttccacctcccccccccccccataaaacaCCCGTCTAGAATAGTaaaatattgtttacattatatatactCAACTTGATACGcgtatgaataaacattatgttgttgttttgtttatatgaagacGTATTAGTTTCACCCTCCTACTGTGAGATCTTTCTAAGGTATACACAGGTGTATTTTCTTTGTTGGTTTGTGTGGATTCCCTTTTTATtaattgttgtttataattgtTGTACTTGTCTTAGTAAAGGTGgtgatgtaaatatttattctcGTAATATAAGTTTTTTAATTATCAGTCTTATGTTAAACGTAGCATTTAGAAGTTTACTTTCACATTATTTTATAACATTAGTGTCAGATTAAAACTGTAAAACACGCAAGTTTGCATTTTACCCTCATATATTAATGTGCTGAAATTATTTAACTTAatctttcaatttttgtaaaatgtggcgtgtacatatttatatatatatatatatacacgcacatatacatacacacacacacacatatatatatatatatatatatatatatatatattaagattttcatttatatatatatatatatatatatatatatatatatatatatatatatatatatatatatactgttattgGGGGATGTGCTAGTTTGGATGATGTTATTCAACTAAAGGCCTAACGTGAGGACTCCACAGGAAAAGAAAGACAATAACTTTCATAAGGCACATTATCATGAATGATAAAGGCTATTATTTTATTCACTAATTTTTATATGGTGTGATTATCTCAGAGACCATGTGGGCTGTAATAAACATGACTAACTTTCAGAACTTGGACATATAGACCATCTTTGAAAAAACTGATTCATAAGTGACAGGTAGCCAAAAGTCAATTTATTCGTTTTATACGAAAAAAATGGTAAACTGGAGAGGGATTCTGCGGACATTAAAACTATCTAAACTGGCTCACAATTGATTAATATGGGAATACTATGTCAAAAGAATGTCATTGGAAAAGTGCATTGATTTTCAATATATCAAAAAGCCTACGAGAAAAGGTTTGTCAGTGTCAAAAGTTGAAACTGACACTACACTTAGTTGCTTAGCAACAACAGACTGTCTCTTATCCCTCCAAACATTTTGTGTTTCTAGGGATGTTCTTGTGCATGCTAAAGAAGGTTACTATCCgttattgaaaacaaatattggaTAGTCATGAAAGGCAGAGGTATgtatgaaaataacaaattgaaAACGGTTGTAGAATGTGATTTATAAACTCTTtgatacagtggcgtaggaaggtactttttagtaggggggggggctgaagactgatggccggcctgggggaggggtctaatgggagggggtgtcctcctcccctttggattttttttttgcatttccaggtggcctcagatgcaatttggtgctatatagcaaacttcaacacccactccatattgtaaataattttgcattttcacctagccttagatgcaaaatttggtgctccaaattattatttttttactcatttggaaatgaaaaaggggttttctgacttgcgaagcgggggggggggggcggaatgatacttccgccccccatatttttcactggggcgGGCTGCCGCTTCCCTATAGCCCCCGGTCCTTACGCCCTTGCTTTAATACTAAACTTTAATACATGCTTTGAAAAGCGATGATTTTTCATGTTTACTTTCTTTATGAACGATTATTTTTGGAATTCGGACCTTGGGACAATAAACTTTTCCAGATGCTAAACTCTCTAACTTGTCCTCTTTATTATGATGCTTTACTCttattttttaatatcaaatatgaagttcCTAACCATTTTCTGGTACTGCTCAAACTGTCAGTTCTAGTACTTAGTGGCAGTTTCGCTTATCATGGAAGGATTCTTGTAAGTAGCACAATGATAGGCTTATGGTATTATATTGaatgaataacaaacaacacgCTCCTGCGCATAGCGTATAGAAATCATTGGAAAACCCCTCGAACGCAATTACGTTATCAAAGTCAATGATTCTGCGCATAGCGTAGAAAGCATCGGAAATCCCCTCTTAAGCAATCACCTTGTCAAAATTAACGCCCGTATATGAGCATAGGGTGACGTGTCACTTTATAGACACGCAAGGTTTAAAATTTGTCAAGCTCTTGACATaagaaatacataaatacattctGTTATCAGTGTTTATCAAGTATACATACATCTGACGCAGCTACCAGTTAGCCTCTGTCCGTTTGCTGTTATTACATTATACCTGATTACTGCACATATCAGCTAGTTTTCTCTTTATCACAGCCATGGAGAAAACAAGGATATTCAGCTTGGTCCTTGTTTTGGTCGGGCTCTGCCAGACGGCCTTATCGTCCACTAATCTGGATGAAGAGTGAGTATTTGTCATCATGATTTGTTTTCTATTGCAGTAATTTAATAGATGTTTAACTTGTATTAGGTGTAGAGAAGTCACGTCAGTTAGAAGCTAATGAAAGCTGGTTATTGTTTTGAATTGAAACCTGACCAAGGTTGACAAATACCCAAATATGAAGGGATATCTACACATTTCTTTCGTTAAGTGCTTAGTTGTTCGTAAACTTGTATCCATTGCTCGAAGAACAGCTGGTCTTCGATGGGACTAGAAAAACCTAGGCTATGGTCACCCATAATACTATACTTGGTATCACAAACCTTCGATCATGTTCACAATGTCTCCCTGACTAGACCTCATAGCGAACTTTATCAGAGCTAGGTCTCTGACTAGGCTACTAATGTGATTATAATACATAGGCTTCTACCTGTAGTACTTGTACGCCTGCTAACAGTAACAGTTCGATCAAGTTCTAACTGAAGTTCATTGAAGCTGATCGAAGGAACAATGTCTTCAATAATTTGCAGGTGTTATACCGGTGACACTGTTACTGTTTAGTTTGCATATTCATTGCTAAACTCACAACTAGGCGTGAACTAGCTCTCATAATGAGAATCGTTTTTTCTAAAATGCTTTAAAAATGTTACCGTTGCTTCGACGCTTCTGTTAGTTTTAACAACTATTACTGTTATTTTCAGACACTAAATGACATGTTTCACCCATGAAAAACACCGGTGGTAGGCCTATATCGATTCATTTTTCGGAACGCACGTATAGTCACTTCAAAGGAGGATTCAGTGTTTGGAGTCTCAAACAAATTGTTACATTCTTTCAGGGAATTTTCGGCCGTTCATTCACTACTCTTTCCGTACATACAATTATATTCAGTTTctcatgcatatatacatattcactACTTAGCGGGTAATTGCCTGAATAAACATGATTGACAGGTTTTCTTCGGCGGCCTTTTCGTATTTAAATTTCCACTCAATTCCCAGTAGCCTACTGCATAATTCATGAGCGTTTCAAAACGGCCAATGAGCAGGAAGCAAGTATTTACTAGTGAGCCCTAGTGAACACAGTGAGCCCTTGAAGTAGTGTTAGCAAGCACAAGGGTACATGTGTATCCaatctcggccttttggctcagatcatgtgtattatctgttccctttcgaggggaatggtgatgcacacccgacgatgatcacacagtcacagtcccgatgcaaggggactggggttgagagcgcaTCAGTCGTTctgtagtttggttttcgtgcccaggttcttcctgggcgacttttccttataAAAAGTATAAAACCGCACGTACTATACGGGGAATACAACCACAGTATAGGTAGGCAGAACACTTGATGCACAGACAACATTGATTGGAAGCGATacagatgccccccccccccaacacagaGGAAAGCAAGAAAACGAGATCAACGTTGGGTGGCCAAATTACTTTTTTTCAGGTTCGTACCTATAGGGTTAGgttcagtggcgtcgccaagagGATGGGGGATTAGGGGTGGgtgggcacgtgccctcccaaaCAAAAATCGTGCCCCAAGGTACCCACCAGATGCGCCTTCTAGTGTTAAacatttcctttcctttccagATCCTTTAACAAGGTTTTACGTCAAGGATGTAGCTTGTCCCtgataaaatgtacaaaattagcaatattttcaagtttgtaaAAATCAGCATGAGGAACTGGCCGCCATTTTGTCCTGTCAAACATTGAAGTTGGTTTACGGTCTTGTTCAAGGCCAGGCCCTCTCACTCGACCACACAACACTAACATCTGgccattggtaacttgtcacacccacacaccaaagtgtacACAATataaacaagagggcaatccacggagttgcatatctcatcacaaacaaacgctgatttcaaatgaacaaatttattattAGCTATGCAATCTGGAAAGACGTTTTTGAAGTAAACATTACTACATTCTTAAAAATACACCTTTGACATTTAACcacctgacctttgacctcggtttccatggcaaccacatattttgatagtacttgATATTTTCGTTACACCTGTGAAGGTTCCATGTCAACTCTATTTTTTCCCTTGGAGTAATAGCAAAGATAAAATTAAACTATTTTTTTACCTTTCATCTCTGACCATTGCTTCCTGGGGACTACGAGacacaaacaaacattgaatgACACAatgacaaacacacacatatccACACCCCACACGCCCGCACACGTTTTGACCAATCCCTCAGTCATGGACTTCCGGTCACCATGGGTGAGCCCCCACTCCTGAGTAGCTACTCAGAATAACCAatcattaccatggcaactgttgctatggaaacGGACGTAGCCGTATATGGCCCAACTGTCAAGGGAACCACAATATCTCATCCCCCATGGGAGCGATGAGATAACAAACCCTCCTGGGGCACGTGCATTAATGTGCaacttatatatttaattttaagaaTATGTATTATCAACCaactatgattttcttttagtCCCCAGGATCTTGCAACAAAAGTCAACATTGAAAGCCACTTTTTATACTTTATCCGAcggccaatatatatatatatatatatatatatatatatatatatatatatatatatatatatatatatatatatatatatatatatatatatatatatatatatatatatatatatatatatatatatatatatatatatatatattaattgattATATTATATACTCTTTCTTTAATTACTTCGTTATTAGACACTATAATGAAGGAGACAAGGATTTGATCGCTCAGAAGATGATCACTGCTGCAGCAAAGTTGAAggtattaattttgttaatggtgaaattgtttttattttcttataattAAGATTATTATAATGGACTGACTTTACTAAATGCATTGGTTTGTCAAAGCTTCATACGCTGAATTGGGTCTTTGATGCTCTAAATCAACGGGTTTTTTGGGGTACACTCAAAGCCTTGGGATGAGCCAGTCAGGACTCAAGGTGATTGTGAAGCTCTGTAGGCACAAACAAAGAACGAGACCAAAAATCTTAACACGCAAAACGTCCATCCACAAGGAGTAAAACGTGCACAGAAGTTGTTTCGATTTCTCTAATTGGTTGTGCGATTATTCGAAAGGGTTAAGAACTAAACACTGCCCGAAGCTAAAGCTTTATTCTGATACAATCTcctataaatattattatgattatgaagtCATAGACAGGGGCGTGCACAGCATTTCAACTGGCGGGGTGGGGTCACCAAAAGTACGCATCTGAACCTTCACGGAAGGGCCAGAGGCGGATGAAGGATATTAAAAGGGGTGTTATCCTGAGGTCATTGAAGCCGACAGCCATGTAGGTATGGGGCACTTCCCAGAAGAAACAAAAGCTTCAAATTCTGCCGATATTGAGGCATATAAAGTGGTCTGGGGGATACAACCCCAGAAAACCccagaaaatatttgaaattgagaTGTGATGCGAAGCGTGACCTTGCAAGTATCTGATGTGTTTAAGTGCGTCGGGTGCACTGGAGTTGATGATTTACTATTCAATAATTATTTACTCACTGATAAATCCCTTTCTTTGTCTACTAACATTGCATATATTGCTATTCTTTGCAACCACTCTTGACTGTTTTGTCTTCTGCAGGATATTCGAACATATTGCCGAGAAGATGGTTACCCGGATAGCTATCGGCTTGACGAAATAGCAAACCAATTAGATTCAGAACTCTCTCACTTATTAGACCAGATCAGTTTATATTCGTCCCAAGGAGGTTTGCTTGGCGGCCTGTTAGTCGCCTCTTCGTTCATCCCGTCACCTTTCAGTCCTGCCCTCTTTTACTACGGTGGTTACTTGACTTTTGGTTCTGGAGTTGGGCACATCAGTAACATAGCTTTGAAAAGCATAAAAGATGACATAAATGAGAAAGAACTGAAGAGAATCCTCTCTCGAATTGGTAAATTGCATCACAACATCGAAGTTTATAAGGTAGCACGTAAAGGCATCGACAGTCTACCTGCAGCAGCAAAGTTACTCATAGACGGCGAAATGCTTCTCAGCGAGGAAGAGTCACAGAAGATCATTCGCAGACTTCACAATATTGAAAAGATTGTGCCATCGATTTTGAAAGGCGAGAAAATAGACTTTGAGGAACTTTTAGACTTATGCACCAATATATACGAGATCATTGATCATTTCGACGCACTTACCATTGTTCGAGAAACTTGGCAGGAAGTGAAAGGGCAGATCTATGAACTGAAAAAGGGTTCAACGAATGCTGTTGGATTGTTCAAAgggcttaaaagtgccatcagtTCAGAATTGAAGAGCGTCCTTGGCGGTTCTTTGCATTTACTTGGCTCAAAGGTTATTAACTTTACAGTATTTAACAAGAAGTAAAATAGTTCATACACCCACCACATATATCGAAAGCAATATAAAGGTATGCGATGGAAATTGCAATATATGAAGCTACAAACCTAAACTAATAATTTGTTATATGACCTCTGACCGCTGACCCTCACATGTCATCGCTCACGAATCTAAACAGCGGATGCCTGGGTAAACACCCACTGACTTTGACTTCCACAAGCCTTGCCACTTGTGAGAAGTATTCAACTTGGTTTTAATGagctttgacctctgacctttagCCATATAACGTCTAACAGTGACACATTAGTCCATTGAGCTTGCAGATTCGGAGAAGTTTGTGGCACACTTTTCGCACGACTTTGCCAAGTTTTGAACTCGTGACTAACCTAGATAATCACGGAAGTGATGGTTTCTGTcatttaagtttcattttagcCCCCGTGTAATGGCACAAAATATAGCTTTGACGATGTCTGATCATTAGCCATGTCCTCACCGACTGAGGCACAACAGTCTGTGCTCATCTAGATCCCTTTACGTTTTAAAGTCCATATGAATTGCGGGTTAAGAGAAATTTGGACACTTTTCGCGCTGATTTTAATTTTGACCCCGTGGCTGTTTAAGTTTTACGTAAAGTAATAGCAATACAGGTCTTACTACCACTATAGATGATGGCCAAAATGCACTATTTTGTTTTTGACCTCTGAACTTTGATCCTATTACGTCATTAGTAACGGAGGCATCGATTGCATGCCAAGGCATGCACCACCCTCAAATATAACACCCATCACTCCTACGGTTGAGCAATTTTAAGAACCATTTTGCAAAGTAGGTCAAGTTACTTTCAGTAAACCTATTGTAACATTTGTTTTGCCATATTGGGTCGTTTCTTTTGAAAAGGAATACTTCAAAGATTACAACttttaatacaaactttcaGTTGAAAAATAGATTTTATGCCTATGGTAGGCTACGTCATTGTGACTAACCAGGGTTGCACGCCAAAcagcaaagcaaaacaaattatattttgctACTTTGCAGTCAATTATAGTTACTATTTTGTTACCATGCTATTCCTATAGGACTAGCTTTGTTCGATAGGTGGCTCAGTCTTATTTAATGTAAGACTGCTCTCaaattaaatatgtatgtatgtatatgctgTGAGA from Apostichopus japonicus isolate 1M-3 chromosome 19, ASM3797524v1, whole genome shotgun sequence carries:
- the LOC139960412 gene encoding uncharacterized protein isoform X1, whose product is MEKTRIFSLVLVLVGLCQTALSSTNLDEEHYNEGDKDLIAQKMITAAAKLKDIRTYCREDGYPDSYRLDEIANQLDSELSHLLDQISLYSSQGGLLGGLLVASSFIPSPFSPALFYYGGYLTFGSGVGHISNIALKSIKDDINEKELKRILSRIGKLHHNIEVYKVARKGIDSLPAAAKLLIDGEMLLSEEESQKIIRRLHNIEKIVPSILKGEKIDFEELLDLCTNIYEIIDHFDALTIVRETWQEVKGQIYELKKGSTNAVGLFKGLKSAISSELKSVLGGSLHLLGSKSSGLWSNVFSGTLSVWNIYNEAENIDSTKGHIRNKKALIRELRAIARNVRQICDGLDSCSN
- the LOC139960412 gene encoding uncharacterized protein isoform X2, whose translation is MEKIMIFSLFLVLVGLCQTALSSNLDEEHYNEGDKDLIAQKMITAAAKLKDIRTYCREDGYPDSYRLDEIANQLDSELSHLLDQISLYSSQGGLLGGLLVASSFIPSPFSPALFYYGGYLTFGSGVGHISNIALKSIKDDINEKELKRILSRIGKLHHNIEVYKVARKGIDSLPAAAKLLIDGEMLLSEEESQKIIRRLHNIEKIVPSILKGEKIDFEELLDLCTNIYEIIDHFDALTIVRETWQEVKGQIYELKKGSTNAVGLFKGLKSAISSELKSVLGGSLHLLGSKSSGLWSNVFSGTLSVWNIYNEAENIDSTKGHIRNKKALIRELRAIARNVRQICDGLDSCSN